From the genome of Fundulus heteroclitus isolate FHET01 chromosome 9, MU-UCD_Fhet_4.1, whole genome shotgun sequence, one region includes:
- the LOC118564213 gene encoding uncharacterized protein LOC118564213, with translation MSDTNTESCHKDTGLHAEPETTLSESAEVKKLRRSERVRTLTEKGKELEEERLKTLQRRFKITYEKWRYHARVGKEILSDTVSEDDINELTEAIKVTCSAVKSIYEELRRVQSPEPDVRRKVDACVSLSEHIILKAQRQLSGHPVTEGDEEWPDFGSILHSTSSRSRSHHSKHSSASSSIFSVKRNEAVAEAAAAQEVLAVLDEQDKETTELQRLEAEDKKRLAQFESEKLARQQAIQEQRRKLDRLEEVKKLNAARARAKVYDQAGICGTLNLLNDVESAVDFQSSDPLPVPQPVTTQTLHVSSPPFIPQSHPVITQTLPASSSPFVPQFPPNTSQVHLQALQPTSQVPMIQPHTIQVQNSSDVALVSALAEAISANRLPTPEPSIFTGDPLRFNDWRLSFVTLIDRKNIPKNEKLYYLRQYLGGIAKKAVEGFFLLGTEAAYDSAWQLLEKRFGDPFIIGKSFRDKLHGWPKISSKDGSELREFADFLRSCEAAMPHIKTLEVLNDCNESQKILLKLPDWLVSSWNRKVMESRLADARYPSFKELVDFLSKEADLACDPISSIQAVKRIEAERQRQDRGRTIQAKTLSTNTTQHNIPSCDFCKRTGHTLANCRKFCEKTVQDRVKFVQTERLCFGCLKTGHHSRKCENRSTCEKCQKKHPTCLHVDKFSERQTFRTPKGDDNLKDKAVTKETVSTGTTNRVIQAGLSTQTSPIVPVWVSSIKQPDQEILVYALLDTQSDTTFILDEVAHDLDTRKENVCLRLSTMSNRSTDIPCQKLTNLQVRGFNLDKRIPLPPLFTREFIPADRTHIPTSQTAQRWPHLEQLVDKIPPPLDCEIGLLIGYNCQQALLPREILSGEENYPYAQRTDLGWSIIGCFSAASDCSDAIGTSHRVIVHQVTPTIQPALTLRREVHFVCKTHVKEINSIDIIKALESDFTEHTTDDIMVSQEDLLFLSKMKEGIKQMEDGYFELPLPLKTVKPDLPDNKLCAVHRLSALERRLRKNEQYFKDYVHFMNDIITRGDAEKVPQAELENKPAWYIPHHGVYHPHKPGKIRVVFDCSARFQDTSLNENLLTGPDLTNTLVGVLCRFRKGSIAIMCDVERMFHQFRVAKKHQDYLRFLWWDNGDLNSKPSVYRMKVHLFGAASSPGCSNFGFKHLASQGLGRFSEESVKFIQRSFYVDDGLISVDSPGEAINLIEESRALCRTGNLRLHKFVSNNKEVLATIPPEECVQTKDLDMTLGEPHIERALGVEWCIEADEFQFRVVVKENPLTRRGVLSTVASVYDPLGFVAPFILVGKKILQELCRDKVSWDEDLPDHILSRWESWLKDLPHLAALKIPRSYCPPTFGKVKHYELHNFSDASFDGYGACSYLRATSETGEISCSLVMGKARVAPTKLMTIPRLELSSAVTSVRNGKVLKKELEIENLKEYYWTDSKVVLGYVNNDAKRFHTFVANRIQHIRSNTNPDQWRYVSSEMNPADCASRGLSGVQLKESNWLQGPDFLWQQHPLPQEEMVGEIESTDPELRKSYVQAVNTKEKGSVVNRLTKFSDWSRAVKAVARLKRLIRVFKGVQPRTNDSTSLEEQREAEIFIIRLVQEEAFPEDIQKLKFQKQCSLSKHNKLHQLNAFLDENNILRVGGRLSEAALHHNVRHPAILPKKSHVSSLLVKHHHERIFHQGRGMTMNELRANGIWIIGCGNMVSSHIHKCVKCRRYRRKTEVQQMSDLPKERTKTSPPFTYCGLDCFGPFIVKEGRKELKRYGLLFTCLCCRAVHIELLDDLTTDAFMNALRTFIAIRGPVRQLRSDQGTNFVGARRVFSELLKGMDQEQQRKIGCEFVMNVPSASHMGGVWERQIRTIRSILTAMLDKSASRLDTTTLRTFLYETMAIINSRPLSVEHLHDPTGPEPLTPNHILTMKSSVILPPPGKFCAEDLYLSKRWRRVQFLANEFWQRWKREYLLNLQLRQKWQRQSRNSQVNDIVILQDDNSPRNEWKLGKVVEVQPSTDGMVRKLKLLVSDTTFEKGKLHTRATYLERPIHKVVTLIEAK, from the coding sequence atgtctgacaCAAACACTGAGTCCTGCCATAAAGATACAGGATTACATGCTGAACCTGAAACCACATTGAGTGAATCAGCAGAAGTAAAAAAGCTACGAAGAAGTGAAAGAGTTCGAACTCTCACAGAAAAGGGAAAGGAACTTGAAGAGGAAAGGCTAAAGACCTTACAACGTCGATTTAAAATTACCTATGAGAAGTGGAGGTACCATGCAAGAGTAGGAAAGGAAATATTGTCTGACACTGTCTCAGAAGATGACATAAATGAGCTAACAGAAGCTATTAAAGTTACGTGTTCTGCAGTTAAATCTATCTATGAAGAATTACGTAGAGTGCAATCACCTGAACCAGATGTACGACGAAAGGTTGATGCATGTGTATCCCTCTCAGAGCATATTATTCTAAAAGCACAAAGACAACTCTCAGGACATCCAGTGACTGAAGGAGATGAAGAATGGCCTGATTTTGGATCAATCCTACATTCCACAAGTTCTCGATCAAGGTCTCATCATTCAAAGCATAGTTCTGCTAGCTCTAGCATCTTCTCAGTCAAAAGAAATGAGGCTGTAGCTGAAGCTGCAGCTGCTCAAGAAGTTCTAGCAGTGTTAGATGAGCAAGATAAAGAAACAACAGAACTACAAAGACTAGAAGCTGAAGATAAAAAACGACTAGCACAGTTTGAATCTGAGAAGCTAGCTAGACAGCAAGCTATTCAAGAACAGCGTAGAAAGCTTGATCGCCTTGAAGAAGTTAAGAAGCTAAACGCTGCAAGAGCTCGAGCAAAAGTCTATGACCAAGCTGGAATATGCGGCACACTTAACTTACTAAATGATGTTGAATCAGCAGTGGATTTTCAAAGTTCTGATCCACTACCCGTTCCTCAGCCAGTCACAACCCAAACTCTTCATGTTTCAAGTCCACCTTTCATTCCACAATCACATCCAGTCATAACCCAAACCCTTCCTGCCTCAAGCTCCCCATTTGTTCCCCAGTTCCCACCAAACACAAGTCAAGTTCACCTCCAAGCCCTGCAGCCCACATCACAGGTTCCAATGATACAGCCACACACAATACAGGTGCAGAACAGCTCAGATGTTGCTTTGGTCAGTGCACTAGCAGAAGCTATTAGTGCCAATCGTCTTCCCACACCAGAGCCTTCAATATTTACTGGTGATCCTTTAAGGTTTAACGATTGGCGACTGTCATTTGTAACATTAATTGACAGAAAGAACATTCCCAAGAATGAAAAATTGTACTACCTAAGACAGTATCTAGGTGGCATTGCAAAGAAGGCAGTGGAAGGATTTTTCCTACTAGGTACAGAAGCAGCATACGACTCAGCCTGGCAACTCTTGGAAAAACGCTTTGGAGACCCATTCATAATAGGGAAGTCTTTCAGAGACAAGTTACATGGATGGCCAAAAATCAGCTCCAAAGACGGCTCTGAATTAAGAGAGTTTGCAGACTTCCTTCGGAGTTGTGAAGCTGCAATGCCCCACATCAAAACATTAGAAGTCCTAAATGACTGTAACGAAAGTCAGAAAATTCTATTGAAACTGCCAGACTGGTTAGTGTCTAGTTGGAACCGCAAGGTAATGGAAAGCAGACTAGCAGATGCCAGATACCCATCATTCAAAGAGTTGGTTGACTTCCTGTCAAAGGAAGCAGATCTCGCTTGTGATCCCATCTCATCCATTCAAGCAGTCAAGAGGATAGAAGCGGAAAGACAAAGGCAAGACCGTGGTCGAACTATCCAAGCAAAGACACTGTCTACAAACACAACGCAACACAACATCCCTTCATGTGATTTCTGCAAAAGAACAGGCCATACCCTAGCCAACTGTAGGAAGTTTTGTGAAAAGACAGTTCAAGATCGGGTTAAGTTTGTTCAGACAGAAAGGCTTTGCTTTGGATGCTTGAAGACAGGTCATCACTCTAGAAAGTGTGAAAACAGAAGTACATgtgaaaaatgtcagaaaaaacatccaacatGTTTACATGTCGACAAGTTTTCAGAACGTCAAACATTCAGAACTCCAAAGGGGGACGACAACTTAAAGGACAAAGCAGTAACCAAAGAAACAGTTTCAACAGGAACAACTAATAGAGTCATACAGGCAGGTCTAAGTACACAGACATCCCCAATCGTGCCAGTTTGGGTCTCATCCATAAAGCAGCCTGATCAAGAAATTCTGGTCTATGCTCTTCTAGACACGCAGAGCGACACAACTTTCATTCTGGATGAAGTGGCTCATGACCTCGACACAagaaaggaaaatgtttgtttgcgGCTGTCTACTATGTCTAACAGGTCAACAGACATACCTTGTCAAAAACTGACAAATTTGCAAGTCAGGGGATTTAACCTAGACAAAAGAATCCCATTGCCACCACTTTTCACAAGAGAGTTCATTCCAGCAGACAGAACACATATTCCAACTTCCCAGACAGCTCAAAGGTGGCCTCATCTAGAACAACTAGTTGACAAGATCCCACCACCATTAGATTGTGAAATAGGCCTTCTGATTGGTTACAACTGTCAACAAGCCCTCCTTCCAAGAGAAATCCTGTCTGGTGAAGAAAATTATCCCTATGCTCAGCGTACAGATCTTGGATGGAGCATCATCGGTTGCTTTAGTGCAGCTAGTGATTGCAGTGATGCAATAGGAACAAGCCACAGAGTCATAGTACATCAAGTGACACCTACCATCCAACCTGCATTAACATTAAGAAGAGAAGTGCACTTTGTATGCAAAACCCATGTCAAAGAAATCAATTCAATAGACATAATCAAAGCTCTTGAATCTGATTTCACAGAACACACCACAGATGACATAATGGTTTCACAGGAAGACCTTCTCTTTTTGTCTAAAATGAAGGAAGGCATCAAGCAGATGGAAGATGGCTACTTTGAACTCCCGCTTCCTCTCAAGACAGTTAAACCTGATCTTCCAGACAACAAACTCTGTGCAGTTCACAGACTCTCTGCTTTAGAACGACGACTGAGGAAGAATGAGCAGTATTTCAAGGATTATGTCCATTTCATGAATGACATAATCACTAGAGGAGATGCTGAGAAGGTTCCCCAAGCTGAACTTGAGAACAAACCAGCGTGGTACATTCCACACCACGGAGTATATCACCCCCATAAGCCTGGAAAAATCCGCGTGGTTTTCGACTGTTCAGCACGCTTTCAAGACACCTCTCTAAATGAAAATCTCTTGACTGGACCAGACCTGACTAACACATTAGTTGGGGTCTTATGCAGATTCAGAAAAGGGTCAATAGCTATAATGTGCGACGTAGAAAGGATGTTCCACCAGTTTCGAGTAGCAAAGAAGCATCAAGACTATCTCAGGTTCCTCTGGTGGGACAATGGTGATCTAAATTCAAAACCCTCAGTCTACCGGATGAAAGTGCACCTCTTTGGGGCAGCTTCATCCCCTGGTTGCTCCAACTTCGGATTCAAACATCTCGCTTCTCAGGGCCTTGGGAGGTTCAGTGAGGAGTCTGTCAAGTTCATACAACGAAGCTTTTATGTAGATGATGGCTTAATAAGTGTTGACTCACCAGGTGAAGCCATCAATCTGATTGAGGAGTCAAGAGCCTTGTGCAGAACAGGAAATCTTCGGCTGCACAAGTTTGTATCCAATAACAAGGAAGTACTTGCCACAATACCACCTGAAGAATGCGTGCAAACCAAAGATCTAGACATGACCCTCGGAGAACCTCATATTGAGCGAGCACTCGGTGTTGAATGGTGCATCGAAGCAGATGAATTTCAGTTCAGGGTTGTGGTGAAGGAGAACCCACTGACAAGAAGAGGTGTTCTCTCGACTGTTGCATCCGTTTATGACCCTTTAGGATTCGTAGCCCCTTTCATATTGGTTGGCAAAAAGATCCTTCAGGAGTTATGCAGAGACAAAGTAAGTTGGGACGAAGATCTCCCTGATCACATTCTGTCAAGATGGGAGTCATGGCTTAAAGATCTGCCTCATTTAGCTGCCTTGAAGATCCCAAGAAGCTATTGTCCACCAACCTTTGGAAAGGTCAAGCACTATGAACTTCACAACTTCTCAGATGCAAGTTTCGATGGATATGGTGCATGCTCGTACCTCAGAGCAACGAGTGAAACAGGAGAAATCAGTTGCTCACTTGTCATGGGGAAGGCGAGGGTAGCTCCAACCAAATTAATGACTATCCCGAGACTTGAACTGTCATCAGCTGTCACTTCAGTCCGTAATGGCAAAGTCCTCAAGAAAGAGCTTGAGATAGAAAATCTTAAAGAGTATTACTGGACTGACTCAAAGGTGGTTCTTGGTTATGTGAACAACGACGCCAAGAGATTCCACACGTTTGTCGCTAACCGGATTCAGCATATAAGATCTAACACTAATCCTGACCAGTGGCGATATGTCAGCTCTGAAATGAACCCAGCCGACTGCGCCTCTAGGGGGCTAAGTGGAGTCCAGTTGAAAGAGTCCAATTGGCTGCAAGGACCAGACTTTCTGTGGCAGCAGCATCCATTACCTCAAGAGGAAATGGTGGGAGAAATCGAATCAACTGACCCTGAGCTTCGTAAATCTTATGTTCAGGCAGTAAATACAAAGGAGAAGGGATCAGTGGTGAATCGTCTCACTAAATTCTCCGACTGGTCTAGAGCAGTGAAAGCTGTCGCTAGGCTCAAGAGACTTATTAGAGTGTTTAAAGGTGTTCAGCCAAGAACAAATGACTCAACCAGTCTCGAAGAACAAAGAGAAGCAGAAATCTTTATCATCAGATTGGTGCAAGAGGAAGCTTTTCCTGAAGATATACAAAAATTGAAGTTCCAGAAACAATGCTCTCTGAGCAAACACAACAAGTTACATCAGTTGAATGCTTTCTTGGATGAAAACAACATTCTCAGGGTGGGAGGACGCCTGTCTGAAGCAGCTTTACATCATAATGTGAGGCACCCTGCCATACTTCCAAAGAAATCTCATGTATCATCCTTGCTTGTTAAGCATCATCATGAGCGGATCTTTCACCAAGGGAGAGGCATGACAATGAACGAGCTTCGTGCAAACGGGATATGGATCATAGGTTGTGGAAACATGGTCTCCTCACACATTCACAAATGTGTGAAATGTAGAAGATACAGAAGAAAAACTGAGGTTCAACAAATGTCAGATCTGCCGAAAGAAAGAACCAAGACCTCTCCTCCCTTCACTTATTGTGGTCTAGATTGCTTTGGTCCCTTTATTGTGAAGGAGGGAAGAAAGGAATTGAAACGATACGGGTTGTTGTTTACCTGTTTGTGTTGCAGAGCGGTTCACATAGAGTTACTAGATGACTTAACTACAGATGCTTTCATGAATGCACTAAGAACATTCATCGCCATCAGAGGACCTGTGCGCCAACTGAGAAGCGATCAGGGAACAAATTTTGTGGGTGCCAGGAGAGTGTTTTCTGAGTTATTAAAAGGAATGGATCAAGAACAACAAAGAAAGATTGGCTGTGAATTTGTGATGAACGTTCCATCAGCGAGTCATATGGGCGGCGTATGGGAACGTCAAATCCGAACGATTCGAAGCATCCTGACAGCCATGCTCGACAAATCTGCAAGCAGACTTGATACCACAACTTTGAGGACCTTTCTATATGAAACAATGGCTATAATCAACAGCAGGCCTCTGAGTGTTGAACATCTTCATGATCCAACCGGTCCAGAACCTCTCACACCAAATCATATATTGACCATGAAGTCATCAGTTATCCTGCCTCCACCTGGAAAGTTCTGTGCAGAAGACCTTTATCTGAGTAAAAGGTGGAGAAGAGTGCAGTTTCTAGCCAATGAATTCTGGCAAAGATGGAAGCGTGAATATTTACTAAATCTCCAACTAAGGCAGAAGTGGCAAAGACAATCACGAAACTCACAAGTAAATGATATAGTGATCCTGCAAGATGACAACTCACCAAGAAACGAATGGAAGCTTGGCAAAGTCGTAGAAGTTCAGCCCAGCACAGACGGCATGGTGAGAAAGCTGAAGCTACTTGTCAGTGACACCACATTTGAGAAAGGAAAACTACATACCAGAGCTACTTACCTTGAGAGGCCCATCCACAAAGTAGTTACCTTAATAGAAGCCAAATAA
- the c9h19orf44 gene encoding uncharacterized protein C19orf44 homolog, translating into MWKVSGRSSALERAQALLSARRSSGGDGGGGGGGGGGRGSTQDSPTKTQGGSFKTRSVPPNSHTLFSDLSDLSSDSSVSKRAADAPSPANAREKPGKKSESTKDLRPQSSLGEGSRFLKKAPKPANSSHSPVSQNQAQPAVEPRYVSSSQRGSQAPALRRLAEIESRVRRRKQELEKAKQATAAALSLTADLEISPAAAIQNMEASEELSAQSDSDQSRKKNRFLKKTRAGAAERANAARPDATNSAEAGVKSTSRAADPVLHFGGLERTPRRIMSGVSLESDEEDIKKLLGDSIESISILGPGRVSAVKRPHRTLSSPNKRVESPASPAAAHPSSPSNSAPARSPLSSSHGSSPFRFTGQAKARFSPSVLSPSPSPPPAPPSHPDRLQPSHSSSSSHAEVLSLEELFPVEPASEDPRSHLSSVSSEDFKINVMTLDELIPALPGTASEMPGKQDQNKLAGPAPGSNSRHQQSPREEEEEEEEEEEEEEEEEEEVVPNYQSDFDSDSSTRQVSEHLGDDDDDGAEGRSEVGEKVAGSERSHKNTDDYSSVFSEPTHSSVSRTLDGSQRSESFSRSRTSLTHSSRSSPQPQRRRASARRNLKDAAVQTQPGPLADSWSAGMPPLDPMVGRIYMKPTPALPHTVGAERLEAISTFDPAVFALNEVLKQQLAMTKQFMDRSEYLHSCLLRSLEPPNYRYTTLEETLQNICKHRHPKPTVEKA; encoded by the exons ATGTGGAAGGTAAGCGGACGGAGCTCGGCTCTGGAGCGGGCGCAGGCGCTGCTGTCAGCCAGGAGGAGCAGCggaggagacggaggaggaggaggaggaggaggaggaggaagaggctcCACGCAGGACTCACCGACCAAAACACAG GGTGGTTCCTTCAAAACCAGATCGGTTCCTCCAAACAGCCACACGTTGTTCTCTGACCTGAGTGACCTGTCCTCTGACAGCTCTGTTTCCAAGCGTGCCGCTGACGCTCCTTCACCTGCTAATGCACGAGAAAAACCTGGGAAAAAGTCTGAATCAACCAAG GATCTCAGGCCTCAGAGTTCACTGGGAGAAGGAAGCAGGTTCTTAAAGAAGGCTCCAAAGCCAGCTAACAGCAGCCACTCACCTGTCAGCCAGAACCAAGCACAGCCTGCGGTAGAACCAAG ATATGTGTCGTCTTCTCAGCGTGGCTCTCAGGCTCCAGCTCTGCGTAGACTGGCGGAAATCGAGAGTCGCGTCCGAAGGCGCAAGCAGGAGCTGGAAAAAGCTAAACAGGCCACAGCAGCTGCTCTCAGTCTAACCGCAGACTTGGAAATCTCCCCAGCAGCAGCCATCCAGAATATGGAGGCCTCTGAGGAGCTGTCAGCACAGTCTGACAGTGACCAGAGCCGGAAGAAAAACCGTTTCCTCAAAAAGACGAGAGCAGGAGCTGCTGAACGCGCTAATGCCGCTCGCCCTGACGCAACAAATTCTGCAGAGGCTGGTGTCAAATCCACATCCAGGGCTGCTGATCCAGTTCTACATTTTGGAGGGTTGGAGCGGACGCCAAGGAGAATAATGAGTGGTGTAAGCTTGGAAAGTGATGAAGAAGACATAAAGAAACTGCTTGGTGACTCAATTGAATCGATCAGCATATTAGGACCCGGGAGAGTTTCAGCAGTGAAAAGGCCACACAGG ACACTCAGCAGTCCCAATAAGAGGGTTGAAAGCCCCGcctctcctgctgctgcccACCCTTCATCGCCCTCCAACAGCGCGCCGGCTCGCTCTCCTCTCTCTTCTTCACATGGCAGTTCCCCTTTTCGATTCACCGGCCAGGCTAAGGCCCGCTTCAGTCCGTCCGTGCTCTCCCCATcgccctctcctcctcctgcccccCCCTCACATCCAGACAGGCTGCAGCCCTCCCACTCGTCCTCGTCGAGTCACGCTGAGGTACTTTCTCTGGAGGAGTTGTTCCCTGTGGAGCCTGCTTCAGAAGATCCACGCAGTCACCTGAGTTCAGTTTCTTCAGAAG ATTTCAAGATCAATGTGATGACACTTGATGAGCTTATTCCTGCACTTCCTGGAACAGCTTCAGAAATGCCAGGAAAACAG GATCAAAACAAACTGGCCGGCCCTGCTCCTGGATCCAATAGTAGACACCAGCAGTCGCcccgggaggaggaggaggaggaggaggaggaggaggaggaggaggaggaggaggaggaggaggtggtgccGAACTATCAGAGTGACTTTGACAGTGATTCTAGCACCAGGCAGGTTTCAGAGCATCTGggagatgatgatgacgatggaGCAGAGGGGCGATCAGAGGTCGGAGAGAAGGTTGCCGGGTCCGAGAGGTCTCACAAGAACACAGACGATTATTCCAGTGTTTTCTCTGAACCGACTCACTCCAGTGTCTCCCGGACTTTGGATGGCAGTCAGAGATCAGAGTCGTTCAGCAGAAGCAGAACTTCACTGACACACAGCAGCCGGAGCTCACCTCAGCCGCAGAGGAGGCGCGCTTCAGCCAGGAGGAATTTGAAGGACGCAGCAGTGCAGACTCAGCCCGGTCCACTGGCTGACTCCTGGTCAGCTG GCATGCCCCCACTGGACCCCATGGTGGGCAGGATCTACATGAAGCCCACTCCTGCGCTCCCCCACACCGTCGGCGCAGAGAGACTGGAAG CCATCAGCACGTTCGACCCGGCTGTTTTTGCACTCAATGAAGTGCTGAAACAGCAGCTCGCCATGACCAAGCAGTTCATGGACCGCAGCGAATACCTCCATTCCTGCCTGCTGCGCAGCCTGGAACCGCCCAACTACAGATACACCACGCTGGAGGagaccctccag aACATCTGTAAGCACAGACATCCCAAACCTACAGTGGagaaagcttag
- the akr1a1b gene encoding aldo-keto reductase family 1 member A1-B isoform X2 translates to MNDFAVLNTGRKMPLIGLGTWKSEPGKVKQAVIWALEAGYRHIDCASIYGNEVEVGEALQEMLGPDKPLRREDVFITSKLWNNRHHPEDVEPSLLKTLKDLKLEYLDLYLIHWPYAFQRGDVPFPRKEDGALLYDDTDYKVTWAAMEKLVEKGLVRSIGLSNFNSRQIDDILSVASIKPTVLQVESHPYLAQVDLLAHCRDRGLVMTAYSPLGSPDRAWKQPDEPVLLQEPAVLSLAEKYKKSPAQIMLRWQTQRGVVTIPKSVTDSRIKENIQVFDFTLEAEEMKSITALDRGWRYIVPMIEVEGKRVPRDAGHPYYPFNDPY, encoded by the exons ATGAATGACTTTGCTGTTCTCAACACTGGGCGTAAGATGCCCCTCATTGGACTGGGGACATGGAAGAGTGAGCCAGGAAAG GTGAAACAGGCTGTTATCTGGGCCTTGGAGGCTGGCTATCGTCACATCGACTGTGCCTCCATCTATGGAAATGAGGTTGAGGTGGGAGAAGCTCTGCAGGAGATGCTCGGCCCAGACAAG CCTCTGAGACGAGAGGACGTCTTCATCACCTCTAAGCTGTGGAACAACCGCCATCACCCAGAGGATGTTGAGCCCTCCCTCCTGAAAACCCTGAAGGACctgaagctggagtacctggaccTCTATCTCATCCACTGGCCCTATGCATTCCA ACGAGGAGACGTTCCTTTTCCCAGAAAGGAGGACGGCGCCTTGTTGTACGATGACACAGACTACAAGGTGACCTGGGCGGCCATGGAGAAGCTGGTGGAGAAAGGCCTTGTTCGATCCATCGGCCTGTCCAACTTTAACAGCAGGCAGATCGATGACATCCTGTCTGTGGCCAGCATTAAACCCACCGTTCTACAG GTAGAGAGCCACCCGTATCTGGCCCAGGTAGATCTGCTGGCGCACTGTCGAGATCGGGGTCTGGTGATGACGGCGTATAGCCCCCTGGGCTCCCCGGACCGGGCCTGGAAACAGCCAGACGAACCCGTCCTGCTGCAGGAGCCAGCGGTTCTCTCCCTTGCAGAGAAGTATAAGAAGTCCCCTGCTCAGATCATGTTGAG ATGGCAGACACAGCGAGGAGTCGTAACCATTCCCAAGAGTGTGACAGACTCACGCATCAAGGAGAATATTCAG GTGTTTGACTTCACCCTTGAAGCAGAGGAAATGAAAAGCATCACCGCACTGGACAGAGGCTGGCGCTACATTGTACCAATGATTGAG GTGGAAGGAAAGCGAGTTCCCAGGGATGCAGGACATCCTTATTACCCCTTCAATGACCCCTACTAA
- the akr1a1b gene encoding aldo-keto reductase family 1 member A1-B isoform X1, protein MLLFRGQILKRALPALFCEAAKRVFWRGMNDFAVLNTGRKMPLIGLGTWKSEPGKVKQAVIWALEAGYRHIDCASIYGNEVEVGEALQEMLGPDKPLRREDVFITSKLWNNRHHPEDVEPSLLKTLKDLKLEYLDLYLIHWPYAFQRGDVPFPRKEDGALLYDDTDYKVTWAAMEKLVEKGLVRSIGLSNFNSRQIDDILSVASIKPTVLQVESHPYLAQVDLLAHCRDRGLVMTAYSPLGSPDRAWKQPDEPVLLQEPAVLSLAEKYKKSPAQIMLRWQTQRGVVTIPKSVTDSRIKENIQVFDFTLEAEEMKSITALDRGWRYIVPMIEVEGKRVPRDAGHPYYPFNDPY, encoded by the exons TCAGATCCTGAAGCGAGCGCTGCCTGCTTTATTCTGTGAGGCCGCTAAGAGG GTGTTTTGGAGAGGCATGAATGACTTTGCTGTTCTCAACACTGGGCGTAAGATGCCCCTCATTGGACTGGGGACATGGAAGAGTGAGCCAGGAAAG GTGAAACAGGCTGTTATCTGGGCCTTGGAGGCTGGCTATCGTCACATCGACTGTGCCTCCATCTATGGAAATGAGGTTGAGGTGGGAGAAGCTCTGCAGGAGATGCTCGGCCCAGACAAG CCTCTGAGACGAGAGGACGTCTTCATCACCTCTAAGCTGTGGAACAACCGCCATCACCCAGAGGATGTTGAGCCCTCCCTCCTGAAAACCCTGAAGGACctgaagctggagtacctggaccTCTATCTCATCCACTGGCCCTATGCATTCCA ACGAGGAGACGTTCCTTTTCCCAGAAAGGAGGACGGCGCCTTGTTGTACGATGACACAGACTACAAGGTGACCTGGGCGGCCATGGAGAAGCTGGTGGAGAAAGGCCTTGTTCGATCCATCGGCCTGTCCAACTTTAACAGCAGGCAGATCGATGACATCCTGTCTGTGGCCAGCATTAAACCCACCGTTCTACAG GTAGAGAGCCACCCGTATCTGGCCCAGGTAGATCTGCTGGCGCACTGTCGAGATCGGGGTCTGGTGATGACGGCGTATAGCCCCCTGGGCTCCCCGGACCGGGCCTGGAAACAGCCAGACGAACCCGTCCTGCTGCAGGAGCCAGCGGTTCTCTCCCTTGCAGAGAAGTATAAGAAGTCCCCTGCTCAGATCATGTTGAG ATGGCAGACACAGCGAGGAGTCGTAACCATTCCCAAGAGTGTGACAGACTCACGCATCAAGGAGAATATTCAG GTGTTTGACTTCACCCTTGAAGCAGAGGAAATGAAAAGCATCACCGCACTGGACAGAGGCTGGCGCTACATTGTACCAATGATTGAG GTGGAAGGAAAGCGAGTTCCCAGGGATGCAGGACATCCTTATTACCCCTTCAATGACCCCTACTAA